Genomic DNA from Lactococcus garvieae:
AATTTAATGGTACAAGAAAACATGAAATCGTTTGGAACAATGGCTGAAAATGATAAAGTGGATACTCAAACCCATGAGCATGACATCAAAGGTGAGTTGACTTATGAAGATAAAGTCGTTCAAAAAATTGTAGGCTTGGCCCTAGAAACCGTGGATGGTCTTCTCTCTATCGAAGGTGGCTTCTTCTCTAACTTAACAGGCAAACTTGTGAACACTGATAATGTGACTTCAGGAGTGGATGTAGAAGTTGGAAAAACTCAAGTGGCTGTAGATTTGAAAGTCATTACAGAATACCGTAAAAATGTCCCTGAGATTTATGATCAAATCAAAGATGTTATCCGTAAAGAAGTCGCAAATATGACCGACTTAGATGTTGTTGAAGTGAACGTTACAGTTACAGATATCAAGACCAAAGAGCAACAAAGAGAAGACGAAGTAACCGTTCAAGATCGCGTTGTGGATGCGGCTCAAAGTACAGGTAAATTCACTTCAAAACAAGTGGATAAAGTAAAAGATAAAGTGGATGAGGGGACTTCAGAAAATAGTCGAGTAAACTAATAAACTTGATTTCTAAATAAAAGATATCTATGTTAATATAAAAAAAATCATCAGGTTTTAGCCTAATGATTTTTTTATTTTCTATATAAAGGAAAACTGAGTATACCCTTTTGAGCATTCATACAAAACAACTCAAATCCTTAAGGCCTAAGCTCTTTTACTTTTTATGCTCTTACTTGTTTACTCTCTTAAAGCGAAAAACGTAAACAAGTAATCCTGTTGCTAATAGAACAGCGCCTATAGTTGAATTGACTAAAGCCATTCTTTCATTTTCCCCTGTTTTAGGTAAAGCTTGTTTTGATAATAAAGCTGTACGTTTGTTGCTCGTTTTACTATGAGTTTTTGATTCAGAACCAACTTCATCTTTGGCATTATTATTAGTTCCTGTTTCAGAACCAACTTCATCTTTCACATACACATAAGACACAGTCTGAGGTTGCTCGTTGTATTGTCCTGAAATGTTCCCCCGAACTTCTTTAAAAGAGTAGCCCTCAATAACTTTCTTATCCGTTATATAGCTTTCTCCCACAGTACCTGATTTTACAACATCTTCTGAAATGGAATTATCATCCGTATCCACATATCTAACAATGACTGTACCTATTAGATTAGGAATCTCATTTTTAGTATAGACATAAGTGACAGTTTGAGCTTGATTTGTGAACTGGCCTGTAGCATTACCTTGCACTTCTTTGAAAGTATAACCATCCAATTCTTTACGTTCAGTTGTGTAATTTTCACCAATATTACCAGTCTGCACGACATCCTCTAAAAGTGCATTTCCGTCTGTATCCACATATTTTGTAGTAATGTCCCCACCTTTTAGAGGCTGGGCATCTTTTACAGTAATTGTTGCTATAGCAGAATATGTTCCTTGGTTTTCAGAAGCTGAAAAGAAGTTGGGTACGAATCTTCTATAAGTAACTTTATAAGTGCCTGATTTTGTAGTATCTACCTGACCTGCAACATTTATGTTTGAAAAAGGTACTGTATTACCATAATAATCAGTGGAACTATCAAAGTTGTCTTCTGGTTTCCATGTATCTCCAACCGTTAGCTCTGAATCATGCACAAGTACTGTTGATTTATCTTTATATTGTTCATAAACATATGTTACTGTTTGAGGTTGATCGGTAAATTTACCTGTTACATAGCCTTGAACTTCTTTAAAAGTATAACCCAGTATATCTTTTTGCTCTGTCGTATAATCCTCACCAATAACTCCTGCTTTTACCACATCTCCTGAAATTGGTGTACCATCCGTATCTACATACTTAGCAGTTACATTGCCAGCTCCTGCCTTATTTTTTGTATAAAAATAAGTTATATCTTGTTCAGAAGTTGAAAAAACTCCCTGTGTATGAGTTGGTAATTTGGCTTCATTTATTGTATAACCCGGGATTATCTTCTTATATTCCTCCGCACTAGCATCATATAAGTCGCCTACACTACCCGTTACCCTCTGAGGCTCACTTATGATCGTGTTGTTTTCATCCACGTAATTTATATTTAAAGCAGCATTTATAAATTTCACATTATATGTAACATCAATTAACTCATTCGTTTGTATATCTGTATACTTAACTTTAAAAGTAAATCCCAAATAATTGACATTCTTACTAGATACGATGAAATTCGACGAAGACATTCTTAAAGTATTAGTAGAAGTTATTGGGTTGTCATAACTCACACTAGTAATTTTAGAGTTGATTGTATCTGTTTTATAGTTATAAAAATTTGTATTAGGCTCAATTCTAAAACCTAATTCTTTTGTAACGTATTGCTCAGGTATTGGAAGGGTAACCTTTAGTTGTTGAAAATTCATTGGATTATAGTCTACTGATACATCATAGGTATAATTTTCCGTTCTGGTGGCAACTCCATTACTAATAGATTGTGCATTATCTACATTAGGATTGGTCACTGCAAGCACAGGTGATAAATCAACAGTTGTCAGCAATATTAACCCTACCCCCACAACTTTTACTTTTTTATAAAAAACTATTTTTTTTCTCCTGCGCATATCTGCTTCCCTTTCCCATTCCATATTAACTATTTTTTAAAATTTTTAAGACTAATTTAAGCTTAATTGTATCATAAAAGCTGAACTGTAACTACTTTTATATACTTTTTCTAATATTACAATAGAGACTGTGTTATTGCTTTATTAAAAGGTATTAGATTCTCTCTGTCTGAAAAATTTTGGCAATACTGAAATTTTACCTCACTCAACAGTAGGGGTGCGCTATTTTTAGCATATCCCCAATAAAAAGAGACGTTATCCTCCTTCAATAAATGTCTCTTTTATCAACTTGTATATGACTATGGTCTCTATCCTAAATTTTAGATAAAGTCTACTTTCTAAATAACTTTTTTCTCGCTATAAGTAAGAAACTTGCGATAAAGGCAATACTACTTAGTAAATAAAAATTCGTTTTTTCTGCTTCACCCGTTTGTGGTAGCTTACTTTTTTCTTGAGCAGCACGTAAAGATTTAGACTTAGAAGAATACTGAATGCTATCACTACTATTGCCTTGACTATTCTCACTACCATTGTCACCACTGTTGTCACTACTGTTAGAAACTTTATTTTCAGTAGAGGCAACTGCTATTTTTTCCCAACTGGCATAGAGTGTCTTATCTCCTTGATCTTCAGGTGATATGTTTTCGATATTTTTTCCTTCTTGATTTGTCCATCCCATGAAAGTGTAACCTTGGCGCGTCGCCTTTTCAAAGCGGCTTATACCTTGGCCATATATGTAAGAGTCTGGATTTTTTTCAGAATTTTCTCCACCTTTGAGTACGTAATTGATTTTATAAGTATTTGCTTGCCATTTTGCGTATAATTTTTTCTCTCCCTGTGTATCTGAAGCTATGTTTGTCACTGGATTTCCAGCTTCATCGATCCATTCTACAAAAGAATAGCCTACACGTGTTGCTTTTTCAAAGGAGTCTATGCCCCTTCCATAGACATAAAATGTTGGATTTTTTTCATGATTCTCTCCACCATTTAAAAAGTAACTAATCGGGTGCTTATCTTCCACCCAATTTGCATGAAGTGTTTTTTCTCCTTGCGCATCTGCTGGTATGTGAGTAATACTGTTTCCGTCTTTATCTGTCCATCCTATGAAAGTATAATCTTCACGTTGGGGGGCTTCAAAATGACTGATGCCTTGTCCATAATTGTATGTCAAAGGATTGGCAGTGTGATTCGTTCCCCCATTTAGAACATAATTGATTTTAAAGGTCAGGCTCTCTGACTTAAATGACAATACAGCTGGTTCAGTATAAATTGGGTCAGTATTTTTTGAACCTACAGGGATAATTTTTAAGCGATATAAACTTCCTTCATCTGCAAGATCAGAAACAAAGTCAAGAGACTTAGTGACATTCTTATTGCCTTCTGAATTAGTCAGCGTTTCAGGAATATCATTAAAGGTTAAACCTTTGTCTTTGCTGGACTGCCAAATCATATCCACTGCTATTTTCTGAGGGGATGCAAGGTTTACATCAGACTCGAAATGAACCATATCTCCTGGTACTAAGTCAACTTGATCCTCTGGGTTGGTCCCTGATACTTGGCCATCATATTCATATTGGACTAAAGCTGGAACATTAAAATTAAAAGCGTGCCATTTATTAGGATCTCCATTATATGCTCTTTCTTGATATAAGTTAAAGGAAATATTTTGCACAACATTAGGAGCCAAACCAGCAACATCGCCCAGTAAGAAAACAGGTCTTGTTTCAAGGGATGTGTAATCTTCTGTAAGTGTGCTTAGAGGCATGAACCCTGTTGAAGCTCCCGTCATGTAAATTTTAATACCTGCACTGCCATTCACTGCTTGGCTGGTATCAATACTCGACCCTGTGTTGTCGGTCAGTGGGTTTGGAAGAGCCCAAGCTTGTAAGGATTCATCCCACTTATAAGAGCCAGCGGCCGCTGTAGCGCCACCAGAATTTGTGATATTAAAAGTAGGGACGTCCATGTAAGGTATAACATTCACCAATCGATAATCATTATTGGGAAGTTTAGTAAACGTGAGTGATCCTTGATACCGGTCACCATCAATAGTACTTGTACCTGGTGAAGGGATATTAAAAGAAGCTCTAAACAAACTATTGTTAGCACCTACCCAAGGTATGTGTGTCTTGTAGTCAAAAGTATAAGTTTTATCCGCAGTTGTAACTGCTCCTCCATTTGTTGCAAAAACTCTAGAAGGTAATACACTTAACAGAGTAACTATAGCTATCACAACATTTAACATGACGAGTCTTCTTAAGGATAGTGCTTTATATAATATTTGATATTTTCTCATTTTTATTTTCTCCTTATTTTATATATATTCTTTAGTAACTGATATCCAGTAAAATACTACCTTTAGCACTACTTTTTAAAAGCAGTGACACTATGTTTAAAGGCAAATTTCACTTTTCTAAAATTAAACTGATAAGACCTGAAAGCTAAATCCAATCCCTTTATTTTTAATATATTTACTTTATATTATTATATTATTATATTATAATAAGAAATAAATTAATTCAATATTTCTTTCGATGTAATTGTCTATACAAGTCCGTTTTTTTTATCGCCAAAATAGCTTAAAGTCTCTTATACTAGAGTTTAAAACATAATTTAAGTAACTTTTATGAGAAGAGGTTCGATAAATCGAACTGTTATGATAAAACTTTCCACTACAAATTATGTTTAAAATAAATATTAAATAATAAAAAATTACTGGACTCGTAAGCCCAGTAATCACAATTTAATTTTTCCCTTTGAATTTCTTTATCCTAAAATATATCATTGTAATGTTTTTCTATATTTTATAGGAAAAAATTGACGTATTTGCTCTGAATTAAAACCTATTAGACACCTATCTGCTTCCAATATTATAGGGGTCATGAGTAAAGCAGGATGCTTCTTTAAATAGACGAGTGCTTCATTAAAACTCATATTATTTATTTTTTCCCTATTTTTAATATTTTCATCAGAAACAGGTCCACTGGAGCGCTTCACAATATCAAACACGCCATTGTCAGAAAGAGAAAGCACATGTATCAAATCTTTATGTGTTATTTCTCTAATCTTCACTACTTCTATTTCGATGTCATGGCTTCTAAACCATTCAAGAGCTTTTTTACTTGATGCACAACTCCCTCTATAGTAAATTTTCATATTTTTTATCCTTAAATATGCTCTTTTTATTTAATATTGACTTGTTCATATTAGGTATTGAAGAATATACAACTGAGGACGCTTTCTCGGCCTAGCTTTTTTATAATTATTGTTTCCTAATTACAAAAAATTACTGAAGCCCTTTAGAAATCTCCTCATAATCATTTATTATTTTTCAAACGATATAACACAAATGAACTTGCTAATACTAAGAAAAGTAAACCTAATACCACACCACCTAGTAAAGAATGGTCTCCTAAATCTGGAAGGATTGATTCGTTAGATACTGGTGTTCTAAAGTTCACAGTTTGGTTTTCATCTTCCAAATCGGCGTGAACTGCTATTTCAGTTCCTTCTCGTACCAAAGATTCAAAGACAACTACTTCTTTACCTTGCAAATATTGAGCATTAAAGTTAAACACCACATTCACTTTCCCACTCACAAGAGATCCTGTAACTTTTTGACTATTACTTGGTCCACCTTCTCCAGCAACAAATGTTGTTGATGCCATAACTTTTTGACCATTAATTTGAAGCGGACGTCCTGTGGCTTTATCCATCAGTGTCCCAGTAACTGTATAGGTTTTACCTGCAATTAAATTTGTATAAGTAACTTGGTCATTTAAGACGACGCTACCATTTGTCTCAAAACTTTGTGTACCATCTTGAGCATTTGTAGCTTTTGTACCAATTTTAGGTTCAGTGACTTTTACAGTTTGTCCTTTATCCTTTAAATCAGCATGCACGGCTATTTCAGAGCCAGCACGAACGAGAGACTCAAAAACTACAAGTTCTTTCCCTTTTAAATGTAAACCAATAAATTTGAAAGTGACATGAATTTTTCCGCTGACAAAAGTTTTTTTACTTCCTAAAACATCTTTCGTCTTCTCATCGACTGCCTTATCTTGCCCTGCAATAAAGGTTGTTTGAGCCGTAACTTTCTCGCCATTAATCTCCAAAGGCTTACCAGTAGCTTTATCCATGAGCGTTCCATTTACTGTGTAAACTTGTCCTTCGACTAAATTCTCATATGCTACTTCATCCTCCAGAACAACCGTTGCTAATGGGTCAAATACTTGAGTACCGTCTTCTATATTTCGAGCTTGTGTCGCTAATTTTGGATCTGTAAATTTAACAGTTTGCTTTTCATCCTCAAGATCTGCATGAACAGCTATTTCAGAACCCTTACGTTCTAGAGCTTCAAAGACGACGAGCTCTTTCCCGTTGAGATGTAAACCATTGAAAGTAAAGATGACCTCGATAGTCCCACTTACACGTTTAGTAGGTGTTCCCTCTAAATCAACCATCTCTTCCTCTTTGGTCACTTCACCTTGACCTGCGATAAAGGTTGTTTGGGCGGTAACTTTTTTACCATTAATCTCCAAAGGTTTACCAGTTGCTTTATCCATAAGCGTTCCCTTGGCAGTGTATACCTTACCTTCAATTAAGTTTTCATAAGCTACTTCGTCCTTAAGGGTAATTGTTTCTACAGGCTCAAAACTTTGGGTACCATCATTGGCATTTGTTGCTTGTGTTGCTATTTTAGGGTCTGTTATTTCAACTGTTTGCCCTGCATCATTTAAATCTTCGTGCTTAGCAACAAAACGATATTCCTTATCCACAGCGTGTTGACGCTCAATCTTTTCGAAAACAACTAACTCGCTACCAGCTAAAGCAGAAGCGTTAAATTCAAACACCACATCAATAGTTCCATCGGAAGCTGTTGGAGTAAAAATCGTTTCACCTGTAACTTTTTCTTCCCCAACGACCAATGGTTGCCCAGTTGCTTTATTCATGAGAACGCCTGAAACTTTATACGTTTTTCCAATTTGTAAGTTATGATAAGCTACACTATCAACTAAAGTAACTTTTTCTTCTGGATCAAATAATTTTGAGCCATCATCTTGGTTTGTCGCAGTTGTTGAAATTTTGGGCTCATCAAACTCAACTGTTTGTCCTTCGTCCGTTAAGTCACTATGTGTCCCGACTTTTATATTTTCATCATATAAGTCTTCAAAAACAACTACTTTTTTACCTGCTAAAACAGAAGCATCAAAAGTGAAAGCAAGGCGGATTGTTCCACTACTTTGAGTAGGAATAAAAGATTTTTCTGCTGTTACTTCTTTGCCATTTACGAGTAACGGTGCTCCCGTTTGCTTATCCATTAGTTTACCTTTGATACTGTAAGTCCGTCCATCTGTAAATAGATGACTGTACTCTACATCATCAAAAATTGTTACTTCTTCTTCAGGCGATAATACTTTATCGCCATCTTCTGCGTCACTGGCATTAGTTTTTATTTCATTGTTAACTTTTATTGATAAATCAAACCCTGTTGGATTATAAACACGCCCTTTAACCACATCTTGTAAAGTAGCATGTTTGTAAACAACTGTGGCACCTACATAGGCGGGGTCGATATCAAAAGCGAAGCGAAGATCGGCAATATTGGCAGCAGATATCGCTTTAATTGTGAGGGTATTCCCACTTTTAGTCACTGTCATATTTGCAGGAGTTGAAGTGACTTTGTATGCTGCTAGGCTATTATTTTCATCCGTCAATGTAAGTGTTTCTCCTGCATTGATTGTGATGTTTTTCCCAGCGAAACTTGGCGGATTATAAAACGGACGAATCTTTTCATCTACTGCTTTTTTGAAAGCATTATAACCAGCTAAACTTACACTATTTGCTGTATCTGAAATACTACTAACACCAATTCCTGTAGCAATTTCTTGGCTATATTTTTCTGTATAAAAAGCATTTACAATCGATTTTTGCTTCTCATATCCAAAGTAGGCCATTAAAGAAATCTTTTGCATTTTGGTAGAAGTATCTTGACCTAAAGTAAAACCTGTATTGGCACCCGCATATAAAGGAGCTGCTGGTTCAATACACCATAGAAGATTTCGTTTTGTTTGATCATCATCCCTCTTAGCAAACCAGCGTGAACCTTCTTTCCCATTGGTGTATGTCCAACTAGCTGTCTTAATACTGTAAGCATCGTCAATAACGACATCACTTGCAGCTCTCGGAGAAATACCCAAACCATATCCATATTTTTGAGCTAGGACTGATAAAACGTCTTTTAAATCTTCACGTACATCCGTTCCATTTGTTGAATACAGCTTCCCATCGGCAAGTAGGTAATCATTTTGTGCCAAATATTCTTCTAAAGTTAATTCAGTAGATGCAGTAGGCCCATCATTCGCATTTTGGCTTT
This window encodes:
- a CDS encoding Asp23/Gls24 family envelope stress response protein, translating into MVQENMKSFGTMAENDKVDTQTHEHDIKGELTYEDKVVQKIVGLALETVDGLLSIEGGFFSNLTGKLVNTDNVTSGVDVEVGKTQVAVDLKVITEYRKNVPEIYDQIKDVIRKEVANMTDLDVVEVNVTVTDIKTKEQQREDEVTVQDRVVDAAQSTGKFTSKQVDKVKDKVDEGTSENSRVN
- a CDS encoding MucBP domain-containing protein, translating into MEWEREADMRRRKKIVFYKKVKVVGVGLILLTTVDLSPVLAVTNPNVDNAQSISNGVATRTENYTYDVSVDYNPMNFQQLKVTLPIPEQYVTKELGFRIEPNTNFYNYKTDTINSKITSVSYDNPITSTNTLRMSSSNFIVSSKNVNYLGFTFKVKYTDIQTNELIDVTYNVKFINAALNINYVDENNTIISEPQRVTGSVGDLYDASAEEYKKIIPGYTINEAKLPTHTQGVFSTSEQDITYFYTKNKAGAGNVTAKYVDTDGTPISGDVVKAGVIGEDYTTEQKDILGYTFKEVQGYVTGKFTDQPQTVTYVYEQYKDKSTVLVHDSELTVGDTWKPEDNFDSSTDYYGNTVPFSNINVAGQVDTTKSGTYKVTYRRFVPNFFSASENQGTYSAIATITVKDAQPLKGGDITTKYVDTDGNALLEDVVQTGNIGENYTTERKELDGYTFKEVQGNATGQFTNQAQTVTYVYTKNEIPNLIGTVIVRYVDTDDNSISEDVVKSGTVGESYITDKKVIEGYSFKEVRGNISGQYNEQPQTVSYVYVKDEVGSETGTNNNAKDEVGSESKTHSKTSNKRTALLSKQALPKTGENERMALVNSTIGAVLLATGLLVYVFRFKRVNK
- a CDS encoding InlB B-repeat-containing protein → MRKYQILYKALSLRRLVMLNVVIAIVTLLSVLPSRVFATNGGAVTTADKTYTFDYKTHIPWVGANNSLFRASFNIPSPGTSTIDGDRYQGSLTFTKLPNNDYRLVNVIPYMDVPTFNITNSGGATAAAGSYKWDESLQAWALPNPLTDNTGSSIDTSQAVNGSAGIKIYMTGASTGFMPLSTLTEDYTSLETRPVFLLGDVAGLAPNVVQNISFNLYQERAYNGDPNKWHAFNFNVPALVQYEYDGQVSGTNPEDQVDLVPGDMVHFESDVNLASPQKIAVDMIWQSSKDKGLTFNDIPETLTNSEGNKNVTKSLDFVSDLADEGSLYRLKIIPVGSKNTDPIYTEPAVLSFKSESLTFKINYVLNGGTNHTANPLTYNYGQGISHFEAPQREDYTFIGWTDKDGNSITHIPADAQGEKTLHANWVEDKHPISYFLNGGENHEKNPTFYVYGRGIDSFEKATRVGYSFVEWIDEAGNPVTNIASDTQGEKKLYAKWQANTYKINYVLKGGENSEKNPDSYIYGQGISRFEKATRQGYTFMGWTNQEGKNIENISPEDQGDKTLYASWEKIAVASTENKVSNSSDNSGDNGSENSQGNSSDSIQYSSKSKSLRAAQEKSKLPQTGEAEKTNFYLLSSIAFIASFLLIARKKLFRK
- a CDS encoding ArsC/Spx/MgsR family protein, with product MKIYYRGSCASSKKALEWFRSHDIEIEVVKIREITHKDLIHVLSLSDNGVFDIVKRSSGPVSDENIKNREKINNMSFNEALVYLKKHPALLMTPIILEADRCLIGFNSEQIRQFFPIKYRKTLQ
- a CDS encoding VaFE repeat-containing surface-anchored protein; the encoded protein is MNKYIRNLQGVATVIATLSLLLNLFLPGITVVAETVNEATSTTEVIRSSEKDIALNENSGKKEAIKGSLGESKQGGTTEKAKPSSDQEINRESSTAESSETKKSSMKSIIGESQNANDGPTASTELTLEEYLAQNDYLLADGKLYSTNGTDVREDLKDVLSVLAQKYGYGLGISPRAASDVVIDDAYSIKTASWTYTNGKEGSRWFAKRDDDQTKRNLLWCIEPAAPLYAGANTGFTLGQDTSTKMQKISLMAYFGYEKQKSIVNAFYTEKYSQEIATGIGVSSISDTANSVSLAGYNAFKKAVDEKIRPFYNPPSFAGKNITINAGETLTLTDENNSLAAYKVTSTPANMTVTKSGNTLTIKAISAANIADLRFAFDIDPAYVGATVVYKHATLQDVVKGRVYNPTGFDLSIKVNNEIKTNASDAEDGDKVLSPEEEVTIFDDVEYSHLFTDGRTYSIKGKLMDKQTGAPLLVNGKEVTAEKSFIPTQSSGTIRLAFTFDASVLAGKKVVVFEDLYDENIKVGTHSDLTDEGQTVEFDEPKISTTATNQDDGSKLFDPEEKVTLVDSVAYHNLQIGKTYKVSGVLMNKATGQPLVVGEEKVTGETIFTPTASDGTIDVVFEFNASALAGSELVVFEKIERQHAVDKEYRFVAKHEDLNDAGQTVEITDPKIATQATNANDGTQSFEPVETITLKDEVAYENLIEGKVYTAKGTLMDKATGKPLEINGKKVTAQTTFIAGQGEVTKEEEMVDLEGTPTKRVSGTIEVIFTFNGLHLNGKELVVFEALERKGSEIAVHADLEDEKQTVKFTDPKLATQARNIEDGTQVFDPLATVVLEDEVAYENLVEGQVYTVNGTLMDKATGKPLEINGEKVTAQTTFIAGQDKAVDEKTKDVLGSKKTFVSGKIHVTFKFIGLHLKGKELVVFESLVRAGSEIAVHADLKDKGQTVKVTEPKIGTKATNAQDGTQSFETNGSVVLNDQVTYTNLIAGKTYTVTGTLMDKATGRPLQINGQKVMASTTFVAGEGGPSNSQKVTGSLVSGKVNVVFNFNAQYLQGKEVVVFESLVREGTEIAVHADLEDENQTVNFRTPVSNESILPDLGDHSLLGGVVLGLLFLVLASSFVLYRLKNNK